A region from the Desulfomarina profundi genome encodes:
- a CDS encoding acyl-CoA dehydratase activase — protein sequence MNFAGIDIGSRSIELVVVDEDEQIVSALQADTGFDPITEAEKLTEQCDFDRIMATGYGRNLFEISFDAPTVTEIKAHALGAKTLFPEAGAILDIGGQDTKAISLFANGKIRKFEMNDRCAAGTGKFLEIMAGALGFTIDEFGRQALLAEKELSISSMCTVFAESEVTSLIAGGENRHEIALGLHASVMRRAASMISRVCPEGAIVFTGGVAKNPCMITLLEEKLGQKLLVPDDPQLVGALGAALLSKGK from the coding sequence ATGAACTTTGCAGGAATTGATATCGGCTCCCGCTCCATCGAGCTGGTGGTTGTGGACGAAGACGAACAGATTGTCTCCGCCCTTCAGGCCGATACCGGGTTTGATCCCATTACCGAGGCGGAAAAACTGACAGAACAGTGTGATTTTGACAGAATCATGGCCACTGGATATGGCCGCAACCTGTTTGAAATCTCTTTTGATGCTCCTACCGTCACGGAAATCAAAGCCCATGCCCTGGGAGCAAAAACACTTTTTCCCGAAGCGGGAGCGATTTTGGATATTGGTGGTCAGGACACGAAGGCCATTTCACTCTTTGCCAATGGGAAAATAAGAAAATTTGAGATGAACGACCGCTGTGCGGCCGGTACAGGAAAATTCCTGGAAATCATGGCTGGCGCCCTCGGATTTACCATTGACGAATTTGGCAGACAGGCCCTGCTCGCTGAAAAAGAACTCTCTATTTCAAGCATGTGCACTGTTTTTGCCGAATCCGAAGTAACTTCCCTTATTGCCGGAGGAGAAAACAGGCATGAGATAGCCCTCGGCCTCCACGCCAGTGTTATGCGACGGGCCGCATCGATGATCAGCCGTGTCTGCCCTGAAGGAGCCATCGTTTTCACCGGCGGGGTTGCAAAAAACCCGTGCATGATTACTCTGCTCGAAGAAAAACTTGGGCAGAAGCTGCTCGTTCCCGATGACCCGCAACTGGTTGGTGCTCTGGGCGCCGCATTGCTCTCAAAAGGTAAGTGA
- the selD gene encoding selenide, water dikinase SelD yields the protein MTTQHNKPIRLTESVSGSGUASKLAPGDLDKALCGIDFPSDENVLIGLDRADDAGIYRISDDLALIQTVDFFTPIVDDPFAFGQIAAANALSDVYAMGGVPKTAMNLVAFPGKEMDLSILRAIIEGGIDKLKEAEVVLMGGHSVEDKEIKFGLSVTGIIHPRKILAKKNLRPGDRLILTKPLGTGIINTAIKAAMAPAELCNRVTRIMATLNRRSGEIMEKFDISACTDITGFGLLGHLAEMVCGSGNSVTINSGDIPLIPEAIDFANMGFVPAGAYNNRTFREEMITFNPQVPRTLQDILFDPQTSGGLLISVQENQAEKLLNALKEGGVEGVAQIGEIVSGPKEKIEIK from the coding sequence ATGACAACACAACACAACAAACCCATCCGGCTGACCGAAAGCGTCTCCGGATCCGGCTGAGCATCAAAACTCGCTCCAGGGGACCTGGACAAGGCATTATGCGGTATTGATTTTCCCAGCGATGAGAATGTTCTTATCGGTCTCGACCGGGCTGACGATGCCGGAATATACCGAATCAGCGATGACCTGGCCCTCATCCAGACCGTTGATTTTTTTACACCGATTGTCGATGATCCCTTCGCCTTCGGCCAGATTGCCGCGGCCAACGCCCTGAGTGATGTCTATGCCATGGGTGGTGTCCCGAAAACTGCTATGAACCTGGTGGCTTTTCCAGGAAAGGAGATGGATCTCTCCATTCTCCGGGCAATCATCGAAGGTGGCATCGACAAACTGAAAGAGGCGGAAGTCGTCCTGATGGGCGGACACAGCGTGGAAGACAAGGAAATCAAATTCGGGCTGTCCGTCACCGGCATCATCCATCCCCGTAAGATTCTTGCCAAAAAAAATCTGCGGCCGGGAGACAGGCTGATACTCACCAAACCCCTGGGGACAGGGATTATCAACACTGCCATCAAAGCCGCCATGGCACCGGCGGAACTCTGCAACAGGGTGACCAGGATCATGGCGACCCTGAATCGCAGAAGTGGTGAGATTATGGAAAAATTTGACATAAGTGCCTGTACGGATATAACCGGTTTCGGCCTGCTGGGCCACCTTGCCGAAATGGTATGCGGCTCCGGCAACAGCGTCACGATCAACTCAGGTGATATTCCACTTATCCCGGAGGCCATTGATTTTGCCAATATGGGTTTTGTTCCAGCAGGCGCCTATAATAACAGAACATTCAGGGAAGAGATGATCACCTTCAATCCGCAGGTACCGAGAACTCTTCAGGATATCCTTTTTGATCCCCAGACCTCGGGAGGATTACTGATCAGCGTTCAGGAAAACCAGGCGGAAAAACTACTGAACGCCTTGAAGGAAGGTGGTGTTGAAGGAGTCGCACAGATTGGTGAAATTGTCTCCGGTCCGAAAGAAAAAATAGAAATCAAGTAG
- a CDS encoding sulfurtransferase TusA family protein, whose translation MKTIDARGLACPTPVLETKNILETKKPDSIRVTVDNPAAQQNVQRFLESRGFETLLEQQGDDYFISGSRDSAPRNRLKHRPLPFQQKTTFRKSW comes from the coding sequence ATGAAAACGATTGATGCCCGTGGCCTGGCCTGTCCAACCCCGGTTCTTGAGACAAAAAATATCCTGGAAACAAAAAAACCAGACTCAATCCGTGTCACCGTTGATAATCCAGCCGCCCAGCAGAATGTCCAGCGGTTTCTGGAATCCCGGGGCTTTGAAACCCTCCTCGAGCAACAGGGTGATGATTATTTTATTTCCGGCTCACGGGATTCAGCCCCCCGCAACAGACTGAAACACCGACCTCTCCCGTTTCAGCAGAAAACAACATTCAGAAAATCATGGTAA
- the yedF gene encoding sulfurtransferase-like selenium metabolism protein YedF, whose translation MVMCGTDSLGSGDRELGGKLMTSFLRTLEEMGEELWQLVFVNSGVKLAIETSEVLDDLKRLERNGTTILVCGTCLTHFELLEKKQVGVTTNMLDIVTAMQLADKVINV comes from the coding sequence ATGGTAATGTGCGGCACTGATTCCCTGGGTTCCGGCGACAGGGAACTGGGCGGAAAACTGATGACCAGTTTTTTGCGCACCCTGGAAGAGATGGGTGAGGAACTGTGGCAACTTGTTTTTGTCAACAGCGGTGTCAAGTTGGCCATAGAGACCTCGGAAGTGCTGGATGACCTGAAAAGGCTTGAAAGAAATGGTACGACCATCCTGGTCTGCGGTACCTGCCTGACCCACTTCGAGCTGCTGGAGAAAAAACAGGTGGGAGTCACCACCAACATGCTCGATATCGTCACGGCCATGCAACTGGCCGACAAGGTGATTAACGTCTGA
- a CDS encoding glycosyltransferase family 4 protein: MTADTVFTDRKILVLAPQPFFQERGTPIAVKLLVEELARLGFDVHLLVFHEGEDVAMDGVTLHRIPAIPGIKNIPPSISFKKIICDGVMFFSMVRLLKKYDFDLVHAVEESVFLVRVVSLFSGIPYVYDMDSSLVIQMVDKLSFLRPFRSLLRFFERSAVRGSNGVMAVCRELEEIARDYASEKRIARLEDISLLDENAHSAELLWERYDISGPIMLYVGNLEGYQGIDLLLESFQLARLRGCQGNLVIIGGTEETIAKYREKAQDLEIGENTVFCGMRPVSLLAHYLRQADILLSPRIQGNNTPMKLYSYLASGKVVLATRLPTHTQVLDDGFACLVEPVAESMAAAMVTLLEDKDLRERLGKKGREVAEQNHSIGSFRKKLKAFYQGVIDDMQ, encoded by the coding sequence GTGACAGCTGATACAGTTTTTACGGACAGAAAAATACTGGTCCTTGCCCCCCAACCCTTTTTCCAGGAAAGAGGTACACCCATTGCCGTGAAATTGCTGGTGGAAGAGCTGGCCCGCCTTGGTTTTGATGTTCATCTGCTTGTTTTTCACGAGGGTGAGGACGTGGCCATGGACGGTGTGACTTTGCACAGGATTCCGGCAATTCCAGGAATTAAGAACATTCCTCCTTCCATATCATTCAAAAAAATCATTTGCGACGGAGTGATGTTTTTTTCCATGGTTCGTCTGTTGAAAAAATATGATTTTGACCTGGTTCATGCGGTGGAGGAGTCGGTTTTTCTTGTCAGGGTTGTTTCTCTTTTTTCAGGAATTCCATATGTGTATGATATGGATTCTTCTCTTGTTATCCAGATGGTTGACAAGCTTTCTTTTCTTCGTCCTTTTCGTTCGCTACTCAGGTTTTTTGAAAGAAGTGCGGTCCGGGGCAGTAACGGGGTTATGGCCGTGTGCCGTGAATTGGAGGAGATTGCTCGGGACTATGCCTCTGAAAAGAGAATTGCCAGGCTGGAGGACATCAGTCTGCTGGATGAAAATGCCCATTCGGCTGAACTGCTGTGGGAAAGATACGACATTTCCGGACCAATTATGCTCTACGTGGGGAACCTTGAAGGATACCAGGGAATAGACCTGCTTCTGGAAAGTTTCCAACTGGCCCGGTTGCGGGGATGCCAGGGTAACCTGGTGATTATCGGTGGAACTGAGGAAACGATAGCCAAATACAGGGAAAAGGCACAGGATCTGGAAATCGGAGAAAATACTGTTTTCTGCGGTATGCGGCCGGTGTCCCTTCTTGCCCACTATCTGAGGCAGGCTGATATCCTGCTTTCTCCTCGAATCCAGGGAAACAATACACCCATGAAACTGTATTCCTACCTTGCCTCCGGCAAGGTGGTTCTGGCGACCAGGTTGCCAACTCATACCCAGGTTTTGGATGACGGGTTTGCCTGCCTTGTGGAACCGGTTGCAGAAAGCATGGCTGCGGCTATGGTTACTTTGCTTGAAGACAAGGACCTCCGGGAAAGACTGGGCAAAAAAGGCAGGGAAGTGGCAGAGCAAAACCATTCTATTGGGTCATTTCGGAAAAAATTGAAAGCGTTTTACCAAGGTGTTATTGATGACATGCAATGA
- a CDS encoding class I SAM-dependent methyltransferase: protein MLHGINHKTVMEPETEDERAGKINMFPETADIETASADYASRFKGVAGEFFLERQSAITLDLLAKLPKARILDVGGGHAQLAEPLVHQGFDVTVTGSADSCRTRLDQRLAPDSFEYFTCDSLNLPFDDNSFEVVMAFRYLPHAERWRELMAELCRVAQRCVIVDYPDRRSTNILYEQFFGMKKKMEGNTRPFTLFSRGEIAAEFRKNGCGEIVFRPEFLLPMVVHRKVKNRFFSTLAEGCCRLTGATYFFGSPVIVRADLKKQSGGNGGDS from the coding sequence ATGTTACATGGAATAAATCATAAAACTGTCATGGAGCCAGAGACAGAAGATGAGAGAGCAGGGAAGATAAACATGTTTCCGGAAACAGCGGATATAGAGACGGCTTCAGCCGACTACGCATCACGGTTCAAAGGTGTCGCCGGTGAATTTTTTCTTGAAAGGCAGAGTGCAATAACTCTGGACCTGCTTGCAAAATTACCTAAGGCAAGAATTCTTGATGTGGGTGGAGGTCACGCACAGCTTGCCGAACCACTTGTTCACCAAGGGTTCGATGTGACGGTAACCGGTAGTGCCGACAGCTGCAGAACGCGTCTTGATCAGCGTCTTGCGCCCGACAGTTTTGAGTATTTTACCTGTGATTCTCTCAACCTGCCCTTTGATGATAACAGTTTTGAGGTGGTCATGGCATTTCGCTATCTTCCCCATGCCGAAAGGTGGCGGGAGCTGATGGCGGAACTGTGCCGGGTGGCACAGCGATGTGTTATTGTTGATTATCCTGATAGAAGAAGTACCAATATTCTCTATGAACAGTTTTTCGGTATGAAAAAGAAGATGGAGGGGAATACACGACCGTTTACCCTCTTTTCCAGGGGTGAGATAGCCGCGGAATTCCGAAAGAATGGTTGTGGCGAAATTGTGTTCAGGCCCGAATTCCTTCTGCCGATGGTTGTTCATCGGAAGGTTAAAAACAGGTTCTTTTCCACCCTTGCAGAGGGGTGTTGCAGGTTGACGGGGGCAACGTATTTTTTTGGTTCTCCTGTTATTGTCCGTGCAGACCTGAAGAAGCAAAGTGGGGGAAATGGTGGTGACAGCTGA
- a CDS encoding glycerol-3-phosphate dehydrogenase/oxidase — translation MKRERERLVTTHFDMVIIGGGIHGAVLALEAARAGYTVALLEKGDFGHATSANSLKIIHGGIRYLQHGDFRRMRESIVSRRAMMSFAPHLVKPLACLMPTYGHGIRGREMMRLAFGVYDLVAFDRNRGLDGKNHLPAGTSLSADECRWIIPGIDENNLTGGAVWYDAIAENSERLTFEFVRESAKYGGCVANYMEVLSLEKSGNSLCGLRVRDLLDNSEFTLSCSLAVNASGPQIGLLSGMESGLVGQKWATAINIVVKKKLFKRYAVGLEGYTDYVDRDAVIKRGKRLFFFVPWREEYTMIGTAYKPWTGPADQFSLGKDDINEVLEEINKIYPPGQLSMDDVTFYHGGVLPMKEADTQKPDSVQLNKSSEVLFHEKNGGLKGLITIKGVKYTTAPDIAGRVLAGIRRLKMLPEKSPAAYADTRKSLKPDFGPLIRELGEEYLELRSHLQSVYGPVWRDVFAFLVEGGGFRDGKVQRVSDSPLLLEAEVLYFIAEEMASNLADVVFRRSCLGSAECPPLHVLQNLARIMGRVLGWSKEEEASQVAQVEHCYVTWNKS, via the coding sequence ATGAAAAGAGAAAGAGAACGCCTGGTGACGACTCATTTTGATATGGTCATCATCGGAGGAGGTATTCATGGTGCGGTCCTGGCCTTGGAGGCGGCCAGGGCCGGTTACACTGTTGCCCTGCTGGAAAAAGGGGATTTCGGGCACGCCACGTCCGCCAACAGCCTGAAAATTATCCACGGTGGCATCCGTTATCTTCAGCATGGGGATTTTAGAAGGATGCGTGAATCTATTGTCTCCAGAAGGGCAATGATGTCCTTTGCACCCCACTTGGTCAAGCCTCTGGCCTGTCTTATGCCAACTTATGGTCATGGTATCAGGGGCAGGGAAATGATGCGTCTCGCCTTTGGGGTTTATGACCTCGTCGCCTTTGACAGAAATAGAGGCCTGGATGGAAAAAATCACCTTCCCGCCGGGACTTCTCTTTCTGCTGATGAATGCAGGTGGATTATTCCGGGAATAGATGAAAACAATCTCACGGGTGGTGCTGTCTGGTATGATGCCATTGCCGAGAACAGTGAGCGGCTGACCTTCGAATTTGTCAGGGAAAGTGCAAAATATGGCGGATGTGTTGCAAATTACATGGAAGTCCTCTCGTTGGAGAAAAGTGGAAATAGTCTTTGCGGGCTGCGGGTCAGGGATCTTCTCGATAACAGTGAGTTCACCCTGTCCTGTTCCCTGGCGGTCAACGCCAGTGGGCCGCAGATAGGCCTGCTCTCCGGCATGGAATCCGGACTGGTCGGGCAGAAATGGGCCACTGCTATTAATATTGTAGTGAAAAAAAAGCTGTTCAAACGCTATGCCGTGGGGCTTGAAGGGTATACCGATTATGTGGACAGGGATGCTGTGATCAAGCGGGGAAAGCGGCTCTTTTTCTTTGTCCCCTGGCGCGAAGAGTATACAATGATCGGTACAGCCTATAAGCCCTGGACAGGTCCGGCTGATCAGTTTTCTCTCGGAAAAGATGATATTAATGAGGTTCTGGAAGAGATCAACAAGATCTATCCTCCGGGACAGTTGTCCATGGACGATGTGACTTTTTATCATGGCGGGGTTCTGCCTATGAAGGAGGCGGACACCCAAAAACCTGACAGTGTTCAGTTGAATAAATCTTCGGAAGTCCTTTTTCATGAGAAAAACGGTGGCCTGAAAGGACTTATTACCATCAAGGGCGTAAAATACACAACTGCCCCTGATATCGCAGGACGGGTCCTGGCCGGTATTCGCAGGTTGAAGATGCTCCCTGAAAAATCACCGGCAGCGTATGCGGACACCCGAAAAAGCCTCAAGCCCGATTTCGGTCCCCTGATCCGTGAGCTTGGAGAAGAATATTTAGAGCTTCGTTCTCATCTACAGTCTGTTTACGGTCCGGTCTGGCGGGATGTTTTTGCCTTCCTGGTGGAGGGTGGTGGGTTTCGGGATGGTAAGGTTCAGCGGGTGAGTGACAGTCCGCTTCTTCTTGAGGCGGAAGTCCTTTATTTTATTGCTGAAGAGATGGCGAGCAACTTGGCTGACGTGGTGTTCAGGAGGTCATGTCTTGGCTCCGCAGAATGCCCTCCACTACATGTTCTTCAGAACCTTGCCCGGATTATGGGCAGGGTGCTGGGCTGGAGTAAAGAGGAGGAAGCTTCACAGGTCGCGCAGGTGGAGCATTGTTATGTTACATGGAATAAATCATAA
- a CDS encoding flavodoxin family protein: protein MKMLVLLGSPRKNGNSETIAKTVASVFEENGGSVEYVRLNDLSLRPCQGCGGCDKSGMCVVKDDMIGLYELVDVADSILLVSPVYFYGLSAQCKIFGDRMQARWARKYLLKERCREDEMRKGYLLSTAATRGAKIFDCSVLTSRYIFDAMDVEYGGDLLIKGVDKRKAVLDHPEEIKKAADFGREIVSAIRDGR, encoded by the coding sequence ATGAAAATGCTTGTTCTGCTCGGAAGTCCCAGAAAAAACGGAAACAGTGAAACAATTGCAAAAACAGTGGCTTCCGTTTTTGAAGAAAATGGCGGCTCGGTGGAATATGTTCGACTCAATGACCTGTCTCTACGCCCTTGTCAGGGTTGTGGAGGGTGTGATAAAAGCGGCATGTGTGTGGTAAAAGATGATATGATCGGACTGTACGAGCTGGTCGATGTGGCAGATTCTATTCTCCTCGTCAGTCCTGTTTATTTTTATGGTCTTTCTGCCCAGTGCAAGATTTTCGGCGACAGAATGCAGGCCAGGTGGGCCAGAAAGTATCTGCTGAAGGAACGATGTCGTGAAGATGAGATGCGAAAAGGCTATCTGCTCTCTACTGCAGCCACCAGGGGAGCGAAGATTTTTGACTGCTCGGTTCTGACCAGCCGTTATATTTTTGATGCCATGGATGTTGAGTATGGCGGTGATTTACTCATCAAGGGTGTGGACAAGAGAAAAGCGGTTCTTGACCATCCGGAAGAGATAAAAAAAGCAGCAGATTTTGGTCGGGAGATTGTGTCGGCCATCAGGGACGGAAGATGA
- a CDS encoding PEP-CTERM sorting domain-containing protein: MDVTYNDIGNYLESVTIVLHDSTYRQAFDSLFISTDGAWDSWDYFVHDGGERNSVSTGNVPDDGLYSVADNYTYTFATTNRTGNPNGINDDGSLTLLNGSFGATQSGYNITYDFSNFNIILDPDSFFVAYAPWCDNDVIGGGTAPVPEPATMLLFGAGLVGLAGFGRRKK; the protein is encoded by the coding sequence ATGGATGTTACATATAATGATATCGGCAACTATCTTGAATCAGTAACAATTGTTCTGCACGATAGTACTTATCGTCAGGCATTTGATTCTCTTTTTATCTCGACAGATGGTGCGTGGGACAGCTGGGATTATTTTGTCCATGATGGTGGTGAGCGTAATAGTGTTTCTACAGGGAATGTACCTGATGATGGTTTATATAGTGTGGCTGATAATTACACATACACGTTTGCAACTACTAACAGAACAGGTAACCCCAATGGTATTAACGACGACGGTTCGTTGACTCTTTTGAACGGTTCTTTTGGGGCAACTCAATCCGGCTATAATATTACTTATGATTTTTCGAATTTTAATATAATTCTTGACCCGGACAGTTTTTTTGTCGCCTATGCTCCATGGTGTGATAATGATGTCATTGGTGGGGGAACGGCTCCGGTACCTGAACCGGCCACCATGCTGCTGTTCGGTGCAGGCCTTGTCGGCCTTGCCGGTTTTGGCAGAAGGAAAAAATAG